In a genomic window of Saccharothrix sp. HUAS TT1:
- a CDS encoding MbtH family protein: MTNPFENDDLSYLVLVNAEGQHSLWPAFAEVPAGWTTALGPESRQECLSHVERTWTDMRPTSLVASSGNRSANR, translated from the coding sequence GTGACCAACCCCTTCGAGAACGACGACCTGAGCTACCTCGTGCTGGTCAACGCCGAGGGCCAGCACTCGCTGTGGCCCGCGTTCGCCGAGGTGCCCGCCGGCTGGACCACCGCGCTCGGCCCGGAGAGCCGCCAGGAGTGCCTGTCCCACGTCGAGCGCACCTGGACCGACATGCGCCCGACGAGCCTGGTTGCAAGTTCAGGCAATCGGTCCGCGAACCGTTGA